The Geoalkalibacter subterraneus genome contains the following window.
GCGCACCATGCGGTCGATACGTCGGCCATGCGTGGCACCCAGCACAGAGACAATATCGCGCGGCACCTGCTCGAAGGCAATCACTTCTCCGCGCAGGGCATCATCAAGGTCGTGATTGACATAAGCCAGAATATCGCAGCGCCGTACCACCTGCCCCTCAAGCGTCAGAGGCAAGGCTCCGGGTTGCCCCGGATCGATGGGGCCAATTCCTTTGGAGTGTTTCAGAATGCCGTCACGCACTTCGTATGTCAGATTCAACCCGTGCCCGTCCTTTTCAAGTTTCTCTACCACACGCAGGCTCTGACGCACATGATGAAAACCATCAGGCACAAGTTCATTGAGCACACGTTCACCGGCATGACCAAAAGGTGTATGGCCCAGGTCATGGCCCAGAGCAATCGCTTCCGTCAGATCTTCATTCAGATCGAGGGCACGCGCAACGGTACGTGCAATCTGAGAAACCTCAAGAGTATGTGTCAAACGGGTACGATAATGATCGCCCTCAGGAGAAAGGAAAACCTGTGTTTTGTGCTTAAGCCGCCGAAAAGATTTTGAATGGAGAATTTTGTCCCGGTCATGCTGAAAGACAGTGCGGACACTGCATTGTTCCTCAGTTTCTTCCCTGCCTCGTGAGTCAAAACTTTTCACTGCAAAAGGGGAAAGAACAGACCGCTCTCTTTCTTCTATTTTTCTTCTTATGTCCATACAGTTTACTTTCCAGAGCAAAAGAAAGACATCAGGGTGTGGTTATTTATATTGACGTTGGCAGAACAGAAACAGATCCTGTTTACAAAATAAAAGCTACAGTTCGACATTTTTACTTGATTTTATATGCAATTTTTGTATTTTCTGAAACTATAGAAACGAAACATTAATCGAACTTTCGGCAAAACAACAACTCTGGAGGACGGAACACAATGCCTACACTTCTTGAAATGGCTGCTGAAATCGTGGCGGCTCATGCATCAACCACACAAATGACAAAAGAAGAC
Protein-coding sequences here:
- a CDS encoding deoxyguanosinetriphosphate triphosphohydrolase; translation: MDIRRKIEERERSVLSPFAVKSFDSRGREETEEQCSVRTVFQHDRDKILHSKSFRRLKHKTQVFLSPEGDHYRTRLTHTLEVSQIARTVARALDLNEDLTEAIALGHDLGHTPFGHAGERVLNELVPDGFHHVRQSLRVVEKLEKDGHGLNLTYEVRDGILKHSKGIGPIDPGQPGALPLTLEGQVVRRCDILAYVNHDLDDALRGEVIAFEQVPRDIVSVLGATHGRRIDRMVRDMIECSMAAGGSEIRQSQEMAHAVISLRDWLYENVYRIRSVHDDFNKAARILRELYQYFVQDEEQLTAYGGRRREGDSMDVSTADFLAGMTDRYAMNLYHELFLPQPWKIL